Below is a window of Synechococcales cyanobacterium T60_A2020_003 DNA.
CATCCACCAATTCACCGTTTTCGATATACACTTGCCCTTTGAGCATCGCGATTTGAGTTTGCTGCAACGCCCCTGACTTAATCGGTTCGTGGTGAAGCTGACGGTAGAACTCGGTCATCAAGCCCAATGTCCCTTCATCGCTAACGTACCAAAGGCTGGCAAGAACAGACTTCACCCCTAACTGGTTGGCCAGTCCGGCAAACCCTAGCTCGGCCTCTTCATCGCCCAGGGCTGTGCGGCATGCACTGAGCACGAGCAATTCTGCGGGCGGATCATTTAGTCCAAGGCGACGTACCTCATCCAGGGGTAATCGCTGATTCCAGAACTGAATATAGGAGTTGCTAGGATCGCCCGTCTGAAAGTCGCCGTGAGTTGCCAAATGGACAATGCCGTAGGGGGTCTCTTGACGCTGCGCCCGGAGATTTTCTAGCGTGAATCCGGCATTGATAAAGGATTTGCCTGACCATAGCTCTCCGGCAATCGTCTCTAGTTCAACAGGAACAGCAGGTAAGGGAGCCTGATCGGAAAATTCGGACGCGCCCATGACTAGAACTGAGGCGTTTCGGACATCGACATAGCGAGTATCTGTAAGACTCAGGCTGGGCACGAGACCGACACTATACTGCTCGACTAAGAACTGGTTGCCATCATGGAGGGCAGCGATCGGGAGCGATCGCAGTCCCGGAGTCATGATGAAAACTAGGTTCTCAATTTCCCGCTCGGTTAGCGCTGCCTGCAACGGTGCAATTAACCATTGGTAGAGCTGCTGGGCAGGCGGGAAATAGCGGTCAGGACTACTACGGCGATCGGTAATTTGCGATCGAAAGAGATCTGCGACTTCTTCGACTTGGGCGCGGGTCACGTCTCGCAGCGCGACCCGAACCGGATTCCCCTCAGCCGTCACGAGCAGGAGTTCCAGAATGTCGTCATCACTGGGTTCGAGGGTGATGCCAGCATTCGGATTTTGACCTGTGGAATCGAAATAGGCCGTAACGTCCTTGGTCGGTGCCGCTTCTAACTGGGTAAAGTCTAGAGCGGCTTGCAAGGTGTTCGGTACAAAGCTGACATAGATCAGCCCAGGTTTAACCCCGGTTTCTTTTTCGATAGTGGCCAGAATTTCACGAGCTTCATCCAGACTCTTGAGGTTGAGCGGTGCATCGCCTACGAAGATGGGGGGCACTATTCCCGTGCTAGGGTTGCCCGTATCGCAGAAGGGAGGACACTGGCTATCCAAGTTCGGTATGCGTTCGGGTGGCGAAGGTGGCGGTGGCGGAGGTGGCGGCGGAGGTGGTGGTGGCGGAGGTGGCGGCGGCGGCACAGTCGTATCTACATTGAGGGTGACCTGAATGGGAACTGAAGTTGCAAGCGGCAGGACGGCATTGGCAAAATCGTTAGCCGCGACGGTAAAGGCATCGAAGGAACCCGTGGCATCGATTGGGGGAGTGTAGACCAGGACATCTCCGGCCTGAATCACGGTGTCGGGTGTGACGGGGTTCCCGTTGAGGGTTAGGCTTGCGCCTGGGGCGATCGCCACAATCCGTAATTCCGTTACATCGGTTTCTGCATCCGTAATCTGGGCGGCCAGATCGGCAAAGGTGATCGGGATTGGTTGGTTTTCATCTGTCGTAAAAGTATTTGTAACCGAGAGGAGAGGTGCAGAATTGACAGAGGTAATGGTGATGCCGGGTGGCGTTCCGGAGGCATTCCCTCCCGTTTCTAAAACCTCAAAAACGCCATTGGCTAACCGCTGCACACCTGTATCGAGAGCGGCAGATGTCCCATTGACGGACGGATCACCAATCGTAAACGGGACATTATCCGGCCCGCCTCGATGGGTAATTTGAATGGTACCGTCTGCCCCACCCAATCCAAATCCTTCGGTGTAGATGCTGGCTAAGAGTTCATTCCCCGTAAACACTGCGCCTGTAATTTGAATCAGATCGCCCTCGACTACCACATTGCCCCCCGGTATGTTGTCATCTGCGGAGGTGTTAATGGATTCAGCCTGGACAGTTCCGGTATCACTAATGAGCGAGACATCACCCCCCAAGGAGAGACCAACAATGACCCCCTGAATATTGAATAGTGCTTCGTTGCTGTTAATTGTGCCAACATTAATGTCACCGATGGCGTTTACGAGGACAGTTCCCCCACCCGTGTAGATATCACCCAGGATGACATCGGCAGCACTAATGGTGA
It encodes the following:
- a CDS encoding CHAT domain-containing protein, giving the protein MPPTVAIVITVANRKRYLEAAIALKRAAIILAVLPSLGLLSIDDASANPRRVTPADDGTGTVVNQRRDRITIEGGSLSDDGANLFHRFEEFGLNRRQTATFLANPDVRNILGQVVGGDPSVINGLLRVRGANANLYLINPAGVIFGRNARLDVPGSFTATSATGLLFDDQWLDAFATTDYSGLNGDPTAFSFNLSNPGVVLNDGILAVNPGESLMLLGGVVINTGTLTAPGGDITIAAIPEESVVRISQDGTLLSLDLETADAQTPAIPEEFSALDLPGLLTDPRIQNATDVELRDDGTVRLSGSQVVLPTEPGTAIATGNLDTAQPESSTAAQSLTPEVNVLGETVALLGADIDASSATQSGTVRVGGDYQGEDTLPASDLTYVDRDTTIRADAIAPRVTSPETPAPDAGEVVIWSDDTTIFEGAISATGADTADPSNAGFVEVSGLDNLLFNGTVDLSAFNGLPGQLLLDPRNVFIVNAAVAPDDDQLPTILVDTAPNLDYTISSTALLNQTGDVAIAASDDIRVDPGLSLFFPAPGTGTFTFTADADNDGNGTFRMDRNETISMLGRNLTISAADVILGDIYTGGGTVLVNAIGDINVGTINSNEALFNIQGVIVGLSLGGDVSLISDTGTVQAESINTSADDNIPGGNVVVEGDLIQITGAVFTGNELLASIYTEGFGLGGADGTIQITHRGGPDNVPFTIGDPSVNGTSAALDTGVQRLANGVFEVLETGGNASGTPPGITITSVNSAPLLSVTNTFTTDENQPIPITFADLAAQITDAETDVTELRIVAIAPGASLTLNGNPVTPDTVIQAGDVLVYTPPIDATGSFDAFTVAANDFANAVLPLATSVPIQVTLNVDTTVPPPPPPPPPPPPPPPPPPPSPPERIPNLDSQCPPFCDTGNPSTGIVPPIFVGDAPLNLKSLDEAREILATIEKETGVKPGLIYVSFVPNTLQAALDFTQLEAAPTKDVTAYFDSTGQNPNAGITLEPSDDDILELLLVTAEGNPVRVALRDVTRAQVEEVADLFRSQITDRRSSPDRYFPPAQQLYQWLIAPLQAALTEREIENLVFIMTPGLRSLPIAALHDGNQFLVEQYSVGLVPSLSLTDTRYVDVRNASVLVMGASEFSDQAPLPAVPVELETIAGELWSGKSFINAGFTLENLRAQRQETPYGIVHLATHGDFQTGDPSNSYIQFWNQRLPLDEVRRLGLNDPPAELLVLSACRTALGDEEAELGFAGLANQLGVKSVLASLWYVSDEGTLGLMTEFYRQLHHEPIKSGALQQTQIAMLKGQVYIENGELVD